In Amycolatopsis endophytica, the following are encoded in one genomic region:
- a CDS encoding limonene-1,2-epoxide hydrolase family protein yields the protein MADPKSTVTSFLTALEHDDLDGALSFVHAEVVYQNVPLPPARGVEAVEKQLRMLSRYRIGFEARVHHIAADGPIVLTERTDVLRAGSWDARFWVCGTFEVRDGRIVLWRDYFDWTTVLASSVRGAGRAVVTGVSTALARARLRD from the coding sequence ATGGCGGACCCGAAGAGCACGGTCACTTCGTTCCTGACGGCCCTCGAACACGACGACCTCGACGGCGCCCTGTCCTTCGTCCACGCGGAGGTCGTGTACCAGAACGTGCCGTTGCCCCCGGCGCGCGGCGTCGAGGCCGTGGAGAAGCAGCTGCGCATGCTCAGCCGCTACCGCATCGGCTTCGAGGCGCGCGTGCACCACATCGCCGCCGACGGCCCGATCGTGCTGACCGAACGGACCGACGTGCTGCGTGCCGGATCCTGGGACGCCCGGTTCTGGGTCTGCGGCACCTTCGAGGTGCGTGACGGGCGGATCGTGCTGTGGCGGGACTACTTCGACTGGACCACGGTGCTCGCCTCCAGCGTGCGCGGCGCGGGGCGGGCCGTCGTGACCGGCGTGTCCACGGCGCTCGCCCGCGCCCGCCTGCGCGACTGA